A region from the Sulfuricurvum sp. genome encodes:
- a CDS encoding DUF4214 domain-containing protein, with amino-acid sequence MTAFIESLYEKILFRVSDASGLLYWTDKLENGELSITEITSDFVNSQEFAVNIAPIENLYFAAFGRAPDMNGLEYWINENKTGISLEKIASFFIESSEYTSLATANMTNEDFIESLYVNGLGRESDALGKAYWVHTMVNGATKANILASFSNSAEAYLKNGGDAKIIALHIAFTHEEATNAELSSNAPLNEIINSLYNSTEYKGVDVPGATGIVSDGYISGAAVFADANGDGVWNEGEVKTTTDANGDYTLVGASGSIVAFGGIDIATGIAFKGIFTAPEGSTTVSPLTTLIDQVMKAIYSTTGVPMTAAGATAKVAEALGLDSSIDLLTFDPIKAASDATLSAQSQAAAVAVQLAAMQVANMISQSASMLSGAGITTEASGTISAADALAAMIVESSTGSIDLSSSQTIKIFLEGSATKAGATAQQVAAVATVSQAIALATANINTVMETVVTEAAVGVSFAEIFTQLAKIQTVANDISILVKTAAATENALSVVAASDIAAITSAAGINPIDTVEPTLPPSSHINNAPTVTEALISATDEDQVTYSIDLLQGANDSDKGAILRVIDLVEQDSKIGWSVIGNSITINPSAYNTLAAGETETLNLNYQIRDEQRAVVNQTLTVTIEGRNDAPVVEAVLTSSINEDHTAYVIDLLQGVSDIDHTAVLNAVNIVETNNNVKGWSIDGNTIVTDPNTYDMLAQGETQKLEFTYQVQDEHGATVDQSLTIDIAGINDAPTVTSPLTSTTDEDQLSYVINLLQGTSDVDHTAVLNVVNIVEINNNAAGWSIDGNTIVIDPSVYDSMKAGEAQKLEFIYTIEDEFGAAVDQSLTVDIAGKNEAPSLSVETLAGDKVNEVKLYIVSSPLLDERVELRFDNLDPDARVYDGIGNDVTNGIADFYANALYQGDHVFTVVMNGDVLTPVDVTVAGYNSDGTLNAEKVQSTELYYDINETSQAVAFINHDQNMWADTMFGADARTSVFEWHEYLPVLGNDFLQWKNGEVITNENGTQAWQPGAWCIANEGIELWESGKFNLVDVSLDTTGATNAMISYADSLLDEADKLLISTVATVDENIDQAVLAAYKASMELINDAWTVYQNFSTKVDQTVQQAWVKAQNDWYTADKVVYGGATSVYNAALSTWNSVQNWWNGLSTIEKVFAAGAYGAAQVAWWTAEGVYAVATDIHNGALGLFNAAKSTYDTAVKEVRDAEYAIYKAVVDGEAAALDAYFTAKNALLALAEDAYNDVKGVVDDILNGVADTGASGTLKVDGELFGRIGVQVDFIADGGSVDTDVKYTFSSTTQYNKTSDILVITPTLVNVTDGTEVAFSTQSPHVSIAAKLLYDVGAQLYFDIDGQMYLMGDPIFDLGGSEGGISFSTVLSTGGSNIKFVKNSDGIYIPQFVDATGITYTPTLVENEDGTFSLQLPSSLIPYSEMFEGMTLPELFAPGELPIFSFDSSTVTVSALGKEFDLDGKLSDVLTDKFDQLTDGVIEEFTVALPYLESEGTYVSMDQLLAAYKESPEYAYRWLAGEVSRLAGGEGYDVSSMSFGELINEYYYDEMLKTFNIDQIVTTVENATITLGKEIMQLIDPEFLKEQLGLASQLPVAKNMADIGSLLEGTISNINTKLLDFDAIENQLGIDLGLDMSGILSDLSSLQTKLASVSDMGKELSGLGGYLDTSSTDTGNTGTGDTGNPVKWDPDNGTYYRVNDAGESVVLYSLSYVPQIGKYYIQDPNTNTYYWIDPETGCLVPVVPSDPVFYDLGITEPVLWDSNIGYYYEKTSSFLWSNMTETVVVNPLGYDSSIGYFVTDFSTGERVMVDVETGLPLPADPIFPIWSIDRGYYIETLGDTYVPFSFSQETGITLNPILIDSVTELKYIVDSGGNHVIVTDLLTGGLGDNVPTLYDPAIDRSAIHWQSSMYVESGYYMYDGTLLNALLQDSDTGDYYILDYFTQQPIIVDPGTGLPLKASDFEVMYNSAYDYYFIVDPDTGYPVITDASGHPLAESPVDITAVTGTPGTFEYAISSLTGILKSQYDDFITTLKEDVQATYDPEFATVILSNINYLTTQNALNGNNGILDIDTLIAMCQNNTMFSYSDFLFGTSLISQLPADIPDLKEFMLSHLDTFNANTAGLNSYLIELINLNHGLSSLASDLNNYNTYTNAMQAYMDILDSGAGLADIIANITQNFAQNFTDLMKEFLDREYDTDPFILVDLTNGESDGLFHINTLNFNSDDIINDPLNPDSWPLPFLPYTDPDISDNTASFGFYVAGGETDPVFKMTIDVDMLVSEIIIKVLNALGIEIQYDGNSPFETTIGVDQILTFASVDEETSTLIKKFFDASLHVDKMDYDVSASADISQDFTLTVDDMTYLLTFTETGSESTDPATMSFKASEYDSFTIEDASQYDVNKDGTIEYDLQIVPTAMFSNDTELGYNYGLNLDFLQTTLKSAIQVPLADLLGIPKLPTISINLADYDIGPLLAIQAEINALDIDIWESRFAMDIGNVSLEDNSIDINLVGVNNIDTGSIQSA; translated from the coding sequence ATACGTCATTAGCTACTGCGAATATGACAAATGAAGATTTTATAGAATCTTTGTATGTCAATGGACTGGGCCGTGAATCCGATGCATTAGGCAAAGCGTATTGGGTACACACAATGGTTAATGGAGCTACAAAAGCCAATATTTTAGCTTCGTTTTCTAACTCGGCAGAAGCATATCTTAAGAATGGTGGTGACGCAAAAATAATAGCACTTCATATTGCTTTTACGCACGAGGAAGCAACAAATGCCGAGTTAAGTTCTAATGCCCCTTTAAATGAAATAATTAACTCTCTCTACAACTCAACTGAATATAAAGGGGTAGATGTTCCTGGTGCAACAGGTATAGTAAGTGATGGTTATATTTCTGGTGCTGCAGTATTTGCAGATGCAAATGGTGATGGTGTTTGGAATGAAGGCGAAGTAAAAACAACGACAGATGCAAATGGTGACTATACATTGGTGGGCGCAAGTGGTTCTATTGTAGCATTTGGTGGTATTGATATAGCTACCGGTATTGCATTTAAAGGCATATTTACCGCACCAGAGGGTTCAACTACAGTCTCTCCTCTTACTACACTAATTGATCAAGTTATGAAAGCTATATATAGTACTACAGGTGTGCCAATGACAGCAGCCGGGGCAACAGCAAAAGTTGCAGAAGCCTTAGGTCTAGACAGTTCCATAGATTTACTTACTTTTGACCCTATTAAAGCTGCATCAGACGCTACTCTTAGTGCACAATCGCAGGCTGCAGCAGTTGCTGTTCAATTAGCAGCAATGCAGGTAGCAAATATGATCAGTCAGTCAGCATCCATGCTTTCAGGTGCAGGCATTACAACTGAAGCATCCGGTACAATTTCAGCGGCAGACGCATTGGCTGCTATGATTGTTGAATCTTCAACAGGATCGATAGATTTATCATCTTCACAAACTATAAAAATTTTCTTAGAAGGATCGGCAACTAAAGCAGGTGCAACTGCACAACAGGTCGCAGCGGTAGCAACAGTTTCACAGGCTATAGCTTTAGCAACTGCAAACATAAATACTGTGATGGAAACAGTCGTTACAGAGGCGGCAGTTGGAGTAAGTTTTGCAGAAATTTTTACACAATTGGCCAAAATACAAACAGTAGCTAATGATATTTCAATATTAGTAAAAACTGCTGCAGCTACAGAAAATGCTTTATCAGTAGTTGCTGCATCAGATATTGCGGCTATTACATCAGCAGCCGGGATTAATCCAATTGACACAGTTGAACCAACTTTGCCACCTTCCTCTCATATAAACAATGCTCCCACTGTTACGGAGGCACTTATTAGTGCGACAGATGAAGATCAGGTTACTTACTCCATTGATTTACTACAAGGTGCAAATGACAGTGATAAGGGTGCAATCTTACGAGTAATAGATCTAGTTGAACAAGACAGTAAAATAGGCTGGAGTGTCATAGGTAACAGTATCACAATTAATCCTAGTGCCTATAATACTTTGGCAGCGGGCGAAACAGAAACCCTTAACCTTAATTATCAAATTCGGGATGAACAACGTGCTGTAGTCAATCAGACTCTTACTGTTACTATTGAAGGGCGTAATGATGCTCCGGTGGTAGAAGCTGTATTGACCAGCAGTATCAACGAAGATCATACTGCTTATGTTATTGATTTGCTTCAAGGTGTCAGCGATATCGATCACACAGCGGTACTCAATGCCGTCAATATCGTCGAAACAAATAACAATGTTAAAGGATGGAGCATTGATGGCAATACCATTGTCACCGATCCTAATACGTATGATATGCTTGCCCAAGGAGAAACTCAAAAACTCGAATTTACCTACCAGGTACAAGACGAGCATGGTGCTACAGTCGATCAAAGCCTTACCATCGATATCGCAGGGATAAACGACGCTCCGACCGTGACCTCTCCACTTACAAGCACTACTGATGAAGATCAGCTCTCTTATGTCATCAATCTGCTGCAAGGGACCAGCGATGTCGATCACACAGCGGTGCTCAATGTCGTCAATATCGTCGAAATTAACAACAATGCAGCAGGATGGAGCATTGATGGCAATACCATCGTCATCGATCCATCCGTCTATGATTCCATGAAAGCAGGTGAAGCCCAAAAACTGGAATTTATCTACACTATTGAAGATGAGTTTGGCGCTGCTGTCGACCAAAGCCTCACCGTCGATATCGCAGGCAAGAACGAAGCCCCTTCTTTGAGCGTGGAAACATTGGCGGGTGATAAGGTAAACGAAGTCAAACTCTATATCGTCAGCTCTCCTCTCTTAGATGAACGGGTCGAGCTTCGTTTTGACAATCTTGATCCCGACGCAAGGGTATATGACGGCATCGGCAATGATGTCACAAACGGGATAGCCGATTTCTATGCGAATGCGCTTTATCAAGGAGATCACGTTTTTACCGTCGTTATGAACGGTGATGTTTTAACACCGGTAGATGTAACCGTAGCTGGCTACAATAGCGACGGTACGCTAAATGCCGAAAAAGTGCAAAGCACAGAGCTCTACTACGATATCAACGAAACAAGCCAGGCAGTGGCGTTTATCAACCACGACCAGAACATGTGGGCTGACACGATGTTCGGTGCCGACGCCAGAACGTCAGTTTTTGAATGGCACGAATACCTCCCGGTACTGGGCAACGACTTTTTACAGTGGAAAAACGGAGAGGTAATCACCAACGAAAACGGCACTCAGGCATGGCAACCCGGAGCGTGGTGCATCGCCAACGAGGGGATTGAGCTGTGGGAGAGCGGCAAGTTCAATCTGGTCGACGTCAGCCTCGATACAACTGGTGCGACCAATGCCATGATATCCTATGCCGATTCATTGCTCGATGAAGCTGACAAACTATTGATTTCCACCGTTGCCACGGTAGATGAAAATATAGATCAAGCGGTATTGGCAGCTTATAAAGCATCGATGGAGCTTATCAACGACGCATGGACTGTCTACCAGAATTTCTCTACGAAAGTCGATCAAACTGTTCAGCAAGCATGGGTTAAAGCCCAGAATGACTGGTATACCGCCGATAAAGTCGTATATGGAGGTGCCACATCAGTCTACAATGCCGCTTTATCAACATGGAACAGCGTGCAAAACTGGTGGAACGGTCTTTCAACGATTGAAAAAGTGTTTGCAGCAGGAGCATACGGAGCCGCCCAGGTTGCATGGTGGACGGCCGAGGGGGTTTATGCTGTAGCAACCGACATCCATAATGGTGCATTGGGCCTTTTTAACGCGGCAAAAAGTACTTATGATACGGCCGTTAAAGAAGTGAGAGATGCCGAATACGCCATCTATAAAGCAGTAGTAGATGGTGAAGCCGCTGCGCTGGACGCCTACTTTACCGCAAAAAATGCGCTGCTCGCCCTGGCGGAAGATGCCTATAATGACGTCAAGGGTGTTGTGGACGATATTTTAAACGGCGTTGCAGACACCGGAGCCAGCGGCACTTTAAAAGTGGACGGCGAACTGTTCGGGCGCATTGGCGTGCAGGTGGACTTCATCGCTGATGGCGGTTCGGTCGATACGGACGTCAAATATACGTTCAGTTCCACTACCCAGTACAACAAGACCTCGGACATCCTCGTCATCACGCCGACACTTGTCAATGTTACAGACGGCACCGAAGTAGCATTCAGCACCCAAAGTCCGCATGTATCGATAGCCGCAAAACTGCTTTATGATGTCGGTGCACAGCTCTATTTTGACATTGATGGACAAATGTATCTTATGGGCGATCCAATCTTTGATCTCGGAGGTTCGGAGGGAGGCATCAGCTTTTCTACGGTACTCAGCACCGGTGGATCGAACATTAAGTTTGTAAAAAACAGTGATGGAATATATATCCCTCAGTTTGTGGACGCCACAGGGATCACATACACGCCGACACTGGTGGAAAATGAAGATGGCACCTTCTCTCTTCAGCTGCCAAGTTCGCTCATCCCTTACAGCGAAATGTTCGAAGGGATGACATTGCCTGAGCTTTTCGCGCCGGGCGAACTGCCGATTTTCAGCTTCGACAGTAGCACGGTCACCGTATCGGCACTCGGGAAAGAGTTCGATCTCGACGGGAAACTATCCGATGTTCTGACGGATAAATTTGACCAATTGACCGACGGCGTTATCGAAGAGTTTACGGTTGCACTCCCCTATCTTGAGAGCGAAGGTACGTATGTTAGCATGGATCAGTTACTTGCAGCATACAAAGAGTCTCCGGAGTACGCATACCGATGGCTTGCCGGTGAGGTAAGCAGACTCGCAGGCGGAGAGGGATACGATGTCTCAAGTATGAGTTTCGGAGAACTGATCAATGAATACTATTACGACGAAATGTTAAAAACCTTTAACATCGACCAGATCGTCACTACCGTTGAAAATGCGACGATTACGTTGGGCAAAGAGATCATGCAGCTCATCGATCCGGAGTTTTTGAAAGAACAGCTTGGGCTGGCATCACAGCTGCCAGTGGCAAAAAACATGGCGGATATCGGATCGCTCCTTGAGGGGACGATCAGCAATATAAATACAAAACTGCTTGACTTCGACGCAATAGAAAATCAGTTAGGGATCGATTTGGGACTCGATATGAGCGGCATATTGAGCGATCTCTCGAGCCTGCAGACCAAACTGGCAAGCGTCAGCGACATGGGCAAAGAACTCTCAGGTTTGGGAGGGTATCTTGACACCAGCAGCACCGATACGGGCAATACGGGCACGGGCGATACGGGTAATCCTGTCAAATGGGATCCTGATAACGGAACCTATTACCGGGTGAATGACGCGGGAGAATCTGTCGTATTGTATTCTCTATCCTACGTACCTCAGATAGGTAAATATTACATCCAGGATCCTAACACGAATACGTACTATTGGATTGATCCAGAGACTGGCTGTCTTGTTCCAGTTGTTCCGAGCGATCCAGTGTTCTACGATCTAGGCATAACAGAACCGGTACTGTGGGATAGCAATATTGGCTATTATTATGAGAAAACAAGTTCTTTCCTTTGGTCGAATATGACAGAAACAGTCGTAGTCAATCCACTCGGTTATGATTCAAGCATAGGCTATTTTGTAACGGATTTTTCAACGGGTGAACGGGTTATGGTGGATGTTGAAACCGGTTTACCTCTTCCGGCCGATCCAATCTTTCCTATCTGGTCTATAGATCGAGGTTACTATATAGAAACTCTAGGAGATACATACGTTCCATTCTCATTTTCTCAAGAGACCGGTATCACCTTAAATCCAATATTGATTGATTCCGTTACAGAATTAAAGTATATCGTCGATTCCGGAGGCAATCATGTGATAGTGACGGACCTCCTTACAGGCGGGCTGGGCGACAATGTTCCGACCTTGTACGATCCTGCCATAGATCGATCGGCCATACACTGGCAATCGTCTATGTATGTAGAAAGCGGTTATTACATGTATGATGGGACTCTCCTTAATGCACTGCTACAGGATTCCGATACGGGTGACTATTATATACTCGATTATTTCACACAGCAACCGATCATAGTCGATCCGGGTACTGGTTTGCCGCTCAAAGCATCTGATTTTGAGGTTATGTATAATTCGGCCTATGATTATTACTTCATCGTGGATCCTGATACAGGTTATCCTGTCATTACGGATGCGTCAGGTCATCCACTCGCAGAAAGCCCTGTTGACATCACTGCGGTAACGGGTACTCCGGGTACATTTGAATATGCGATATCATCTCTGACAGGCATATTGAAAAGTCAATACGATGATTTTATCACTACACTGAAAGAGGATGTACAAGCAACCTATGATCCTGAATTTGCCACTGTAATACTTTCCAATATCAATTATTTGACTACTCAAAACGCCTTGAACGGCAATAACGGCATACTCGATATCGATACCCTGATAGCAATGTGCCAAAACAATACAATGTTCTCGTACTCCGACTTTTTGTTCGGGACCAGTCTGATCTCTCAACTTCCTGCCGATATACCGGATCTGAAAGAGTTTATGCTTAGTCATTTGGACACTTTCAATGCTAATACGGCAGGGCTCAATAGCTATCTGATAGAGCTGATCAATCTGAACCATGGCCTCTCAAGCCTCGCTTCAGATTTGAACAACTACAATACCTATACCAATGCGATGCAAGCGTATATGGACATCCTCGACTCTGGTGCGGGACTGGCGGATATCATCGCCAACATCACGCAAAACTTCGCACAAAACTTTACGGATCTGATGAAAGAGTTTCTGGACCGCGAATACGATACCGATCCATTCATTTTGGTCGATCTGACCAACGGCGAGAGCGACGGGCTGTTCCATATCAACACGCTCAACTTCAACAGCGACGACATCATCAACGATCCGCTTAACCCAGACAGCTGGCCGCTTCCGTTTCTCCCATACACCGATCCTGATATCAGCGACAATACCGCTTCGTTCGGTTTCTACGTCGCCGGAGGCGAGACCGATCCAGTGTTCAAGATGACGATAGACGTCGATATGCTAGTAAGCGAAATAATTATCAAAGTGCTCAATGCACTGGGAATCGAAATCCAGTATGACGGAAACAGTCCGTTCGAAACCACAATAGGCGTCGACCAGATCCTTACATTTGCAAGTGTCGATGAAGAAACATCAACTCTCATCAAAAAGTTTTTTGACGCTAGTTTGCATGTCGATAAAATGGATTACGACGTCAGTGCTTCGGCTGACATTTCTCAGGATTTCACCCTCACCGTGGATGACATGACCTATTTGCTCACCTTTACCGAAACCGGCAGCGAATCAACGGATCCGGCAACGATGAGTTTCAAAGCGAGTGAATATGACTCATTTACTATCGAAGATGCCTCTCAATATGATGTGAACAAAGACGGAACGATCGAGTACGATCTGCAGATCGTTCCGACCGCTATGTTCTCGAACGATACGGAACTAGGTTACAACTACGGGCTCAATCTCGATTTCCTCCAGACGACGTTGAAAAGTGCCATCCAGGTGCCGCTTGCAGATTTACTTGGTATTCCGAAGCTTCCGACGATTTCCATCAATCTTGCCGATTACGATATCGGACCGTTGCTCGCGATACAAGCCGAGATTAACGCGCTGGACATCGATATCTGGGAATCGCGCTTTGCGATGGACATTGGAAATGTCAGTCTGGAAGATAATAGTATCGATATCAACCTTGTTGGAGTCAATAATATAGATACAGGTTCCATCCAGTCGGCCTGA
- a CDS encoding lmo0937 family membrane protein, with translation MLWTIAVILLVLWALGLVSSYTLGGFIHLLLVLAIIIILIRVIQGRRPL, from the coding sequence ATGTTATGGACAATAGCAGTAATCTTATTGGTTTTATGGGCATTAGGCCTGGTCTCCAGTTACACATTAGGTGGATTTATCCATTTATTGCTCGTGCTAGCAATCATTATTATTCTTATCCGAGTGATTCAGGGACGACGACCGCTCTAA
- a CDS encoding plasma-membrane proton-efflux P-type ATPase: MDKKESFQADAIHGLRSEEVEKQRQQYGYNEIEEHEETAWHRMFRRFWGPIPWMIEAAAVLSALAQRWEDLIIILVLLFVNSGVDYYQESKALSAIKVLKQKLARMALVLRDGKWIQLPSRELVPHDVIKLKSGNIIPADAKLLEGDGFLSVDQSALTGESLPVQYEAGALVYANAIVKQGEMSAVITATAESTYFGKTVKLVAKAQSEERSHFQKMVITVGNFLILLTVVMIGIIIAIGLLRGEPTMELLIFALVLMISAIPVAMPAVLTVTMAVGASVLAKKEAIVSRLAAIEELAGMDVLCSDKTGTLTQNKMNISDPFVVGLQSPDELLFYAALSCKEENGDPIEAPIFAYLKERSLYTKLSDYTLIKFLPFDPVGKRTEALLSLSDGSRLVVTKGAPQVIIEFCDDSAFDKSEAYTQVETFASKGFRTLGVAYKKPDEKAFRFAGLVPLFDPPREDSEEAISAARAKGVNVKMVTGDNIAVAAYISNLLKIGDKIEDVRELKGESIEEYLILSKILSEAIVKKMKPEASENDIFALIEGIVSEVKKQLYAIEIPKGSIKKHESEIIEMIEQADGFAQVYPEDKYFIVDELQKGGHIVGMTGDGVNDAPALKKADCGIAVSGATDAARASADIVLMAPGLHVIVDAIMIARITFERMKSYTIFRIAETVRIVIFMTLAIVFFKFYPLTALMIIVLALLNDIPILAIAYDRTKVREAPVKWDMREILILSSWLGIAGVISSFFLFWLAMSVWKLPLDFIQSLFFVKLIVAGHGTIYNTRIDDWFWKRPWPSWALIHASFWSAVAGTVIAVYGFGLMHPIGWGWAAFAWGYAAVWFIFNDTIKMAVLRYYRNHMGIEVI, from the coding sequence ATGGACAAAAAAGAGAGTTTTCAAGCGGATGCCATTCATGGATTACGCTCTGAAGAGGTAGAAAAACAGCGCCAACAGTACGGTTACAATGAGATAGAAGAGCATGAAGAAACCGCGTGGCACAGGATGTTCCGCCGTTTTTGGGGGCCTATCCCGTGGATGATCGAAGCGGCAGCCGTCCTATCGGCATTGGCACAGCGGTGGGAAGACTTGATCATCATTTTGGTATTGCTGTTTGTAAACAGCGGTGTCGATTACTATCAAGAATCCAAAGCACTCAGCGCCATCAAAGTATTAAAACAAAAACTCGCACGGATGGCGCTCGTGCTGCGCGACGGAAAATGGATTCAGCTCCCCTCACGAGAGCTGGTCCCCCATGACGTCATCAAACTCAAAAGCGGCAATATTATCCCCGCCGATGCCAAGCTCCTAGAGGGGGACGGTTTTCTTTCCGTCGATCAATCCGCTCTAACGGGAGAATCGCTTCCGGTACAATACGAAGCGGGAGCTCTCGTTTATGCGAATGCCATAGTCAAACAAGGTGAGATGAGCGCCGTAATTACAGCGACCGCCGAATCTACCTATTTTGGTAAAACGGTGAAACTCGTAGCTAAAGCGCAGAGCGAAGAGCGAAGCCACTTTCAAAAAATGGTCATCACCGTCGGAAATTTTTTGATTCTCCTCACCGTCGTCATGATCGGCATTATTATCGCTATCGGACTTTTGCGGGGAGAGCCGACGATGGAGCTGCTCATATTTGCACTGGTCCTGATGATATCGGCAATTCCGGTTGCAATGCCTGCCGTCTTGACTGTAACCATGGCGGTAGGTGCCTCGGTGCTTGCTAAAAAAGAGGCGATTGTGAGCCGTCTGGCCGCTATCGAAGAACTGGCCGGAATGGATGTACTGTGTTCGGATAAAACGGGGACACTGACACAAAATAAAATGAATATTTCCGACCCCTTTGTCGTAGGATTACAGAGTCCGGACGAACTCCTCTTTTATGCCGCACTCTCATGCAAAGAGGAGAACGGTGATCCGATCGAAGCGCCTATCTTTGCCTATCTCAAAGAGCGTAGTCTTTATACAAAGCTCTCCGATTATACCCTTATAAAATTCCTCCCGTTTGATCCGGTAGGCAAACGCACCGAAGCCCTTCTTTCTCTTAGTGACGGAAGTAGACTCGTAGTCACAAAAGGAGCACCACAAGTCATTATCGAATTTTGCGATGACTCAGCCTTCGACAAATCCGAAGCCTATACACAAGTGGAAACCTTCGCCAGTAAGGGATTCAGAACACTGGGAGTCGCCTATAAGAAACCTGATGAAAAAGCATTCCGTTTTGCGGGGCTGGTTCCCCTCTTCGACCCGCCGCGCGAAGACTCCGAAGAAGCCATTTCTGCCGCCCGTGCAAAAGGGGTGAATGTTAAGATGGTCACAGGAGACAACATTGCCGTAGCGGCCTATATCTCAAATCTCCTAAAGATCGGGGACAAAATAGAAGATGTCCGCGAGCTTAAAGGGGAAAGTATCGAAGAATATTTGATCCTCTCAAAAATCCTCTCCGAAGCCATTGTCAAAAAAATGAAACCGGAGGCTTCTGAAAATGATATTTTTGCATTGATAGAAGGGATCGTATCGGAAGTCAAAAAACAGCTTTATGCCATCGAGATCCCAAAAGGGAGCATCAAAAAACACGAATCTGAGATCATTGAAATGATCGAGCAGGCCGACGGATTTGCACAGGTCTATCCGGAAGATAAATATTTCATTGTAGACGAACTTCAAAAAGGGGGACATATCGTCGGGATGACAGGGGATGGGGTCAACGACGCTCCCGCGCTTAAAAAAGCCGACTGCGGTATCGCCGTCAGCGGTGCGACCGATGCGGCTCGTGCATCCGCCGACATTGTCTTGATGGCTCCGGGTCTGCATGTCATCGTCGATGCAATCATGATTGCCCGTATTACGTTTGAGCGGATGAAAAGCTATACGATCTTCCGCATTGCCGAAACGGTCCGCATAGTTATATTTATGACATTGGCAATCGTCTTTTTCAAATTTTATCCCCTGACAGCGCTGATGATTATCGTTCTTGCACTGCTTAACGATATTCCTATTCTCGCCATCGCGTATGATCGCACAAAAGTACGCGAAGCCCCTGTCAAATGGGATATGAGGGAAATTTTAATCCTCTCCTCTTGGTTGGGAATAGCCGGTGTTATCTCATCCTTTTTCCTTTTTTGGCTTGCGATGTCCGTATGGAAACTTCCCCTTGACTTTATCCAGTCGCTTTTTTTCGTCAAATTGATCGTAGCAGGACACGGGACGATTTATAACACCCGTATCGACGACTGGTTCTGGAAACGCCCTTGGCCTTCTTGGGCACTCATTCATGCCAGTTTTTGGAGCGCTGTAGCCGGCACGGTGATTGCCGTATACGGATTTGGCCTGATGCATCCGATCGGATGGGGATGGGCAGCTTTTGCATGGGGATATGCCGCAGTATGGTTTATCTTCAATGACACAATTAAAATGGCGGTACTGCGCTACTATCGTAACCACATGGGAATCGAGGTGATATGA
- a CDS encoding BON domain-containing protein, translated as MYLVKKISNQSFNNKINLPKETHSTAMNIVMAAAVLVATAVPLFASDTDDKIESSFRKSYVYKTYLKDEHIAIKSKDGVVTLSGDVLDETHKPMAQDTVEALPGVKSVENNIVIKNDKSDTWLKMKVQTALVFHNNVKASSTEVSVKNGVVTLKGKAQNQAQKELTTEYAKEVEGVKEVKNEMTMAKPDDTLGEKIDDASITAQVKMTLMMHKSTGVIRTSVTTENGVVTLSGQAKNNAERDLVTKLTENVEGVKNVFNKMTIE; from the coding sequence ATGTATCTCGTTAAAAAAATCTCCAATCAAAGCTTTAATAATAAAATAAATCTCCCTAAAGAAACTCACTCTACTGCAATGAATATTGTGATGGCAGCAGCTGTTTTAGTTGCGACGGCTGTTCCTTTGTTTGCATCAGATACAGACGATAAAATCGAATCTTCGTTTAGAAAAAGTTATGTGTATAAAACTTATCTTAAAGACGAGCACATTGCTATCAAGTCAAAAGACGGAGTGGTTACCTTGTCCGGCGATGTTTTAGACGAAACACATAAACCGATGGCACAGGATACCGTTGAAGCGTTGCCGGGAGTCAAAAGTGTTGAGAATAATATCGTCATCAAAAACGATAAGTCCGATACATGGCTTAAGATGAAAGTGCAAACGGCACTTGTATTTCACAATAATGTAAAAGCCAGCAGCACAGAAGTGTCGGTCAAAAATGGAGTCGTTACCCTCAAAGGCAAAGCGCAAAACCAAGCACAAAAAGAACTTACTACCGAATACGCCAAAGAGGTTGAAGGGGTAAAAGAAGTAAAGAACGAAATGACAATGGCAAAACCGGATGACACACTAGGGGAAAAAATCGATGATGCTTCGATTACTGCTCAAGTAAAAATGACATTGATGATGCATAAATCTACCGGAGTTATCCGAACCAGTGTTACCACTGAGAATGGGGTTGTCACACTGAGCGGTCAAGCTAAAAATAATGCTGAACGTGATTTGGTTACAAAACTTACCGAAAATGTTGAAGGTGTCAAAAATGTCTTCAATAAAATGACCATTGAATAA